The following coding sequences are from one Bufo bufo chromosome 2, aBufBuf1.1, whole genome shotgun sequence window:
- the LOC120988977 gene encoding leukotriene B4 receptor 2-like, with translation MNICVNSYGNDTILSSQASRISGAIFLGLAASLGLPGNAFIIWSILWKMKGREKSVTCILILNLAIADGTVLLLTPFFIAFLALQTWIFGRGVCKVAYYLCCLNMFASIFIIALMSLDRFLAVFRPYVAQSLRKREVVTKVLLAIWLLAGALALPAFAFREVMDNQQINATICEPCHASRGEAIFHYTFETMVAFLVPFPLVCFSYMLVLRKLKKSSRFGQRSRIEKLIAAILVTFAILWLPYHVVNAIQVTANLTSGSTSDKLAILAKKSRAGATALAFFSACVNPLLYAFAASDLFRVFGVGFVAKLLEGTVAEIQRRVRSQRDLVKGLVRVGSRGESVDLEVKNGVKLGPLNGGLQP, from the coding sequence ATGAACATCTGTGTCAACAGTTATGGAAATGATACAATCCTGAGTTCCCAGGCTTCCCGCATCTCTGGTGCAATATTTCTGGGTCTAGCAGCATCCTTGGGTTTACCTGGGAATGCCTTCATTATCTGGAGCATCTTatggaaaatgaaaggcagagaaAAATCTGTAACCTGCATACTCATCCTTAACTTGGCGATAGCTGATGGGACAGTCCTTCTTCTTACTCCGTTTTTTATAGCATTTTTAGCTTTACAGACCTGGATATTTGGCAGAGGTGTCTGTAAGGTGGCCTATTATCTCTGCTGCCTTAATATGTTTGCAAGTATTTTCATTATCGCTTTAATGAGCTTGGACCGTTTCTTAGCTGTTTTCCGACCTTATGTGGCCCAGTCACTCCGTAAAAGGGAAGTGGTAACAAAGGTTCTCTTAGCCATATGGCTGCTAGCAGGGGCCTTGGCTCTTCCAGCCTTTGCTTTCAGAGAGGTCATGGACAATCAACAGATTAATGCAACTATCTGTGAGCCATGTCACGCCAGCCGCGGAGAGGCTATCTTCCACTACACCTTTGAGACAATGGTGGCTTTCTTGGTTCCCTTTCCCTTGGTATGTTTCAGCTATATGTTGGTATTAAGGAAGCTGAAAAAATCAAGCCGGTTTGGACAAAGATCACGAATTGAGAAACTGATAGCTGCAATTTTGGTGACTTTTGCAATACTCTGGCTTCCTTACCATGTTGTCAATGCAATTCAGGTGACGGCAAATCTGACATCAGGAAGCACATCTGATAAACTGGCAATACTTGCAAAAAAGAGCAGAGCTGGGGCTACTGCTTTAGCCTTTTTTAGTGCCTGCGTTAACCCTCTCTTGTATGCTTTTGCAGCATCAGACCTATTTAGAGTATTTGGTGTAGGCTTTGTAGCAAAGTTACTAGAAGGAACGGTGGCAGAAATCCAAAGAAGGGTGAGATCCCAACGAGACCTTGTAAAGGGTCTTGTAAGAGTTGGAAGTCGAGGAGAATCAGTAgaccttgaagtaaaaaatggcGTAAAATTAGGGCCTCTAAATGGTGGCCTTCAGCCATAG